From Sphingomonas hengshuiensis, one genomic window encodes:
- a CDS encoding UDP-N-acetylmuramoyl-L-alanyl-D-glutamate--2,6-diaminopimelate ligase: MRLGTLTGGDAGAVVTGFAIDHRKVAPGTIFGAFQGTQVNGEDFIPAAVKAGAIAVVARRGAVVEGALHIADDNPREKFAQLAAQFFAPFPGIAVAVTGTNGKTSVVEMTRQLWRMAGFHAASIGTLGVTTADERVSTGLTTPDIVTFLSNVAGLAREGVTHLAFEASSHGLSQYRTEGLPVRAAAFTNLSRDHLDYHGDMAAYFHAKLRLFADVLDLDGAAVVWADDPNSPRVEDLARARGNRLVTVGEHGETLRLVGREPTLLGQGLTIEAEGQVYTVNLPLIGAYQAANALTAAGLVIATGGDVAATIANLARLQPVRGRLERAAITQAGAPVYVDYAHTPDALEAAIAALKPHTSGRLILMFGAGGDRDRGKREPMGQAAAAGADRVIVTDDNPRGEDPAAIRAEILKGAPDATEIGDRRAAIAAAVAMAGSEDIVLLAGKGHEQGQIVGDRVLAFDDVAVARECAA, translated from the coding sequence ATGAGGCTCGGCACGCTCACGGGCGGCGATGCGGGCGCCGTCGTCACCGGCTTTGCGATCGATCATCGCAAGGTGGCGCCGGGGACGATCTTCGGCGCATTCCAGGGGACGCAGGTCAATGGCGAGGACTTTATCCCCGCCGCCGTGAAGGCCGGGGCGATCGCGGTGGTCGCGCGGCGGGGGGCGGTGGTCGAGGGCGCGCTCCACATCGCCGACGACAATCCGCGCGAGAAATTCGCCCAGCTTGCGGCGCAATTCTTTGCGCCGTTTCCGGGCATTGCGGTCGCGGTGACCGGGACCAACGGCAAGACATCGGTGGTCGAGATGACGCGCCAGCTCTGGCGGATGGCAGGGTTCCACGCCGCGTCGATCGGCACGCTCGGCGTCACCACTGCGGACGAGCGGGTGAGCACCGGGCTGACCACGCCCGACATCGTCACCTTCCTGTCGAACGTCGCCGGGCTGGCGCGCGAAGGCGTGACGCATCTGGCGTTCGAGGCTTCGTCGCATGGCCTGTCCCAGTATCGGACGGAGGGTCTGCCGGTGCGCGCGGCGGCGTTCACCAATCTCAGCCGCGACCATCTCGATTATCATGGCGACATGGCTGCCTATTTCCACGCCAAGCTGCGGCTGTTCGCCGATGTGCTGGATCTGGACGGCGCGGCGGTGGTGTGGGCGGACGATCCCAATTCGCCACGCGTCGAGGATCTGGCGCGCGCACGCGGTAACCGGCTCGTCACGGTCGGCGAGCATGGCGAGACGCTGCGGCTGGTCGGCCGCGAGCCGACCTTGCTGGGGCAGGGGCTGACGATCGAGGCGGAGGGACAGGTGTACACGGTCAACCTGCCGCTGATCGGCGCCTATCAGGCGGCGAACGCGCTGACTGCCGCGGGGCTCGTGATCGCGACTGGCGGCGATGTCGCGGCGACGATCGCCAATCTGGCGCGGCTGCAGCCGGTGCGCGGGCGGCTGGAGCGCGCGGCGATCACCCAGGCGGGGGCGCCGGTCTATGTCGATTATGCGCATACCCCGGACGCGCTGGAGGCGGCGATCGCGGCGCTGAAGCCGCATACCAGCGGGCGGCTGATCCTGATGTTCGGCGCCGGCGGCGACCGCGACCGGGGCAAGCGCGAACCGATGGGGCAGGCGGCGGCAGCGGGGGCGGACAGGGTGATCGTCACCGACGACAACCCGCGCGGCGAGGACCCGGCGGCGATCCGCGCCGAAATCCTGAAGGGCGCGCCTGACGCGACCGAGATCGGCGACCGCCGCGCGGCGATTGCGGCTGCGGTGGCGATGGCGGGATCGGAGGACATCGTGCTGCTGGCCGGCAAGGGGCATGAACAGGGCCAGATCGTGGGTGACCGGGTGCTGGCGTTCGACGATGTTGCGGTCGCGCGGGAGTGCGCGGCGTGA
- the rsmH gene encoding 16S rRNA (cytosine(1402)-N(4))-methyltransferase RsmH, which translates to MSAAPHIPVLLDEVIDALAIVPGERHIDATFGAGGYTNAILERGAEVAAFDRDPHAIEGGQTLVAAADGRLILIEAPFSRLEAELVARDLVPVDGVTMDIGVSSMQLDQAERGFSFQSDGPLDMRMGGDGVTAAEWLNSADEAEIADVLYQYGEEPRSRRVAGAIVRARPLTRTGELANVVRKALGYKPHDKKDPATRTFQAVRIFINRELDELAEGLAAAERVLAPGGRLVVVTFHSLEDRLVKRFLRERSGSEPAGSRHRPAIGPRAEPSFETPAKAVRPSEAEIARNPRARSATLRVARRTGAAPWTSEGMA; encoded by the coding sequence ATGAGCGCGGCGCCCCATATCCCCGTGCTGCTCGACGAAGTGATCGACGCGCTCGCCATCGTGCCCGGCGAGCGCCACATCGACGCGACCTTCGGTGCGGGCGGATACACCAACGCAATCCTCGAGCGGGGTGCCGAGGTGGCCGCTTTCGACCGCGATCCCCATGCGATCGAAGGCGGCCAAACCCTTGTCGCCGCGGCGGACGGGCGGCTGATCCTGATCGAGGCGCCGTTCAGCCGGCTGGAGGCCGAACTGGTGGCGCGCGACCTGGTGCCCGTCGACGGCGTGACGATGGACATCGGCGTGTCGTCGATGCAGCTCGACCAGGCCGAGCGCGGCTTCTCGTTCCAGTCGGACGGCCCGCTGGACATGCGGATGGGCGGCGACGGGGTGACTGCCGCCGAATGGCTGAACAGCGCCGACGAAGCCGAGATCGCCGACGTGCTGTACCAATATGGCGAGGAGCCGCGCTCGCGCCGGGTCGCCGGGGCGATCGTGCGCGCGCGCCCGCTGACGCGCACCGGCGAACTGGCGAACGTCGTCCGCAAGGCGCTGGGCTACAAGCCGCATGACAAGAAGGACCCGGCGACGCGGACCTTCCAGGCGGTGCGCATCTTCATCAACCGCGAGCTGGACGAACTGGCCGAGGGGCTGGCGGCGGCGGAGCGCGTGCTGGCGCCCGGCGGGCGGCTGGTCGTGGTGACGTTCCACAGCCTGGAGGACAGGCTGGTCAAGCGCTTCCTGCGTGAGCGCAGCGGTAGCGAGCCTGCGGGATCGCGGCATCGCCCCGCGATCGGCCCCCGCGCCGAGCCAAGTTTTGAGACTCCCGCCAAGGCCGTCCGGCCCAGTGAGGCGGAGATAGCGCGTAACCCGCGCGCCCGTTCGGCCACGCTGCGCGTCGCGCGGCGGACCGGCGCGGCGCCGTGGACCAGTGAAGGAATGGCGTAA
- a CDS encoding UDP-N-acetylmuramoyl-tripeptide--D-alanyl-D-alanine ligase encodes MIRLWTSDEIALATGGSVSGAFTVSGVAFDSREIGPGDLFLALKGESTDGHRFLDQAFAQGAAGALVSEATPHPHVKVADTVLALDALGIAARGRMAGKVIGVTGSVGKTGTKEALFAALDRNDPGCAHRSVKSYNNHTGVPLSLARMPQTARYGVFEMGMNHAGELAQLTRLVRPHVAMVTTIAPAHMGFFESEAAIADAKGEIFQGLLPGGTAIVPFDSPHRERLTAAAAPHAARIVTFGTGEGADFRAVEAMRTSTGGTFVTARFDRRELSFTLAQPGAHWVSNVMGILAAVDAVGGDLELAGLALAEMGGLAGRGARLTVPVAGGTALVIDESYNANPASMRATLAVLAHEPGRKIAVLGEMRELGVHSDAFHAELSGPVKVANIAYAILVGEAMAPLAKALEGQIDFVHVPDASAARDRLDAVLAPGDSVLVKGSNGVRLSTLVAALAERQPCST; translated from the coding sequence ATGATTCGCCTGTGGACCTCCGACGAGATAGCGCTGGCGACCGGCGGCTCGGTCTCTGGCGCGTTCACCGTTTCCGGCGTCGCGTTCGATTCGCGTGAGATCGGTCCCGGCGACCTGTTCCTCGCGCTCAAGGGCGAGAGCACCGACGGGCATCGCTTCCTCGACCAGGCCTTTGCGCAGGGTGCGGCGGGGGCGCTGGTTTCGGAGGCGACGCCGCATCCGCATGTGAAGGTGGCGGACACCGTCCTCGCACTCGACGCGCTGGGCATTGCCGCGCGCGGGCGGATGGCGGGGAAGGTGATCGGCGTCACCGGGTCGGTCGGCAAGACCGGGACCAAGGAAGCGCTGTTCGCCGCGCTCGACCGCAACGATCCCGGCTGCGCGCACCGATCGGTCAAAAGCTACAACAACCATACCGGCGTCCCGCTCAGCCTGGCGCGGATGCCGCAAACGGCGCGGTATGGCGTGTTCGAAATGGGGATGAACCATGCCGGCGAGCTGGCCCAGCTCACCCGGCTGGTGCGGCCGCATGTCGCGATGGTGACGACGATTGCGCCGGCGCATATGGGGTTTTTCGAAAGCGAAGCCGCGATTGCCGATGCCAAGGGCGAGATTTTCCAGGGGCTGCTGCCCGGCGGCACGGCGATCGTGCCGTTCGACAGCCCGCATCGCGAGCGGCTGACCGCAGCGGCGGCACCGCATGCCGCGCGGATCGTGACCTTCGGCACCGGCGAGGGCGCCGATTTCCGTGCGGTCGAGGCGATGCGCACCAGCACCGGCGGCACGTTTGTGACCGCGCGGTTCGACCGGCGCGAGCTGAGCTTCACGCTGGCGCAGCCGGGCGCGCATTGGGTGTCCAATGTGATGGGTATCCTGGCCGCAGTCGACGCAGTGGGCGGCGATCTGGAGCTGGCGGGGCTGGCGCTGGCCGAGATGGGCGGGCTTGCCGGGCGCGGCGCGCGGCTGACCGTGCCGGTGGCCGGCGGCACCGCGCTGGTGATCGACGAGAGCTACAACGCCAACCCCGCATCGATGCGCGCGACGCTGGCGGTGCTGGCGCACGAGCCGGGCCGCAAAATCGCGGTGCTGGGCGAGATGCGCGAGCTGGGGGTGCATTCGGACGCGTTCCATGCCGAGCTGTCCGGGCCGGTGAAAGTGGCGAACATCGCCTATGCGATCCTTGTCGGCGAGGCGATGGCCCCGCTCGCGAAGGCGCTTGAGGGCCAGATCGATTTCGTCCATGTGCCCGACGCCTCAGCGGCGCGCGACCGGCTGGACGCCGTGCTGGCGCCGGGCGATTCGGTCCTCGTCAAGGGTTCGAACGGCGTGCGGCTATCGACGCTCGTGGCCGCGCTGGCGGAAAGGCAACCATGCTCTACCTGA
- the mraY gene encoding phospho-N-acetylmuramoyl-pentapeptide-transferase, with the protein MLYLIAYHLGFPSVLNLFRYLSFRTGAAVATALLIGLLIGPKFIGWLRVRQGKGQPIRTDGPQTHLAKRGTPTMGGLMILTSLMLSLLLWMDLSNPFVWACMFVTFGFGMIGFLDDYDKVRKASTAGVSGKVRLLGEFAIAGIASWIILSQSSTELYVPFFSWIHPDLGYFYILFAAFTIVAFGNAVNLTDGLDGLATMPVVIASMAFMLIAYLAGNKVFATYLGIPHIPGAGELAIFCGAMIGAGLAFLWFNAPPAAVFMGDTGSLALGGALGAIAVTAHHELVLGIIGGLFVIEALSVIIQVFFFKRTGKRVFKMAPIHHHFEQLGWSEPTVVIRFWIIAFVLALAGLATLKLR; encoded by the coding sequence ATGCTCTACCTGATCGCGTACCATCTGGGATTTCCCAGTGTTCTCAATCTGTTCCGCTATTTGTCGTTCCGTACCGGGGCGGCGGTGGCGACTGCGTTGCTCATCGGATTGCTGATCGGGCCGAAGTTCATCGGCTGGCTGCGCGTGCGCCAGGGCAAGGGGCAGCCGATCCGCACCGACGGCCCGCAGACCCACCTCGCCAAGCGCGGCACGCCGACGATGGGCGGGCTGATGATCCTGACTAGCTTGATGTTGTCGCTGCTGTTGTGGATGGACCTGAGCAACCCGTTCGTATGGGCGTGCATGTTTGTTACGTTCGGGTTCGGGATGATCGGGTTCCTCGACGACTATGACAAGGTCCGCAAGGCGAGCACCGCGGGCGTATCGGGCAAGGTGCGGCTGCTCGGCGAGTTCGCGATTGCGGGCATCGCGAGCTGGATCATCCTGTCGCAGAGTTCGACCGAGCTGTACGTGCCGTTCTTCAGCTGGATCCACCCGGATCTGGGCTATTTCTACATCCTGTTCGCCGCCTTCACGATCGTCGCGTTCGGCAATGCCGTCAACCTGACCGACGGGCTGGATGGCCTCGCGACGATGCCGGTGGTGATCGCGAGCATGGCGTTCATGCTGATCGCGTATCTGGCGGGCAACAAGGTGTTCGCGACCTATCTGGGCATTCCGCACATTCCGGGGGCGGGCGAGCTGGCGATATTCTGTGGCGCGATGATCGGGGCGGGGCTGGCCTTCCTGTGGTTCAACGCGCCCCCGGCGGCGGTGTTCATGGGCGATACCGGGAGTCTCGCACTGGGCGGCGCGCTGGGGGCGATTGCGGTGACCGCGCATCACGAGCTGGTGCTGGGAATCATCGGCGGGCTGTTCGTGATCGAGGCGCTGAGCGTCATCATCCAGGTGTTCTTCTTCAAGCGCACCGGCAAGCGCGTGTTCAAGATGGCGCCGATCCACCATCATTTCGAACAGCTTGGCTGGTCGGAGCCGACGGTGGTGATCCGCTTCTGGATCATCGCGTTCGTGCTGGCGCTGGCCGGTCTTGCGACGCTGAAGCTGCGGTGA
- a CDS encoding peptidoglycan D,D-transpeptidase FtsI family protein yields MIVVVAPSARRRRSGGGRQALVAVAQVRLMILSLLFGFGMLVVIGKLALLALWAEPATARDIAAALVPVRGDIVDRNGAPLARSIDAWSIAIHPDKVIADKGELAQKLAALIPDQPASRYYALLNAGGSFAYLKRRAMPELVDAVNALGEPAIEFQREPDRLYPQSGMAAHVLGYLDDQGRGVSGMEKVLEPRLADPAQRGQPVALSIDARVQAAMESELGNAMTAFQAQGAAGVMLDVATGEIVAMVSLPSFNPNAIAGIPPRNNVTQSVYELGSTFKPLAVAAGLETGVVTSMSRRFDATKSLQVGRFKINDDPGDEQFRWLNIPETLIYSSNIATARIADEIGAERLQAMYRKLGFDTRPAIETDGARPLWPSSWGRITVMTTAYGHGIAVTPLHLANAYAAMVNGGILRPTTLLKVEPGKAAAGVRVMSEATSARMRQLLRLIVLRGTGRKGEAIGYRIGGKTGTAEAASGGGYDKHRNVSTFAAAFPIDAPRYVVIAMLDSPKGNAQSFGLTTAAWTVAPVVSRLVNRTGAMLGVRPDTVRDIDVSDLTPMIWEGPKPKKGAE; encoded by the coding sequence TTGATCGTCGTCGTCGCCCCTTCGGCGCGCCGTCGCCGGTCGGGTGGCGGGCGTCAGGCGCTAGTCGCGGTCGCGCAGGTGCGGCTGATGATCCTGTCGCTGCTGTTCGGCTTCGGGATGCTCGTCGTCATCGGCAAGCTGGCGCTGCTCGCCCTGTGGGCGGAGCCTGCGACGGCGCGCGACATTGCCGCCGCGCTGGTGCCCGTGCGCGGCGATATCGTCGATCGCAACGGTGCGCCGCTCGCCCGCTCGATCGATGCCTGGTCGATCGCGATCCACCCCGACAAGGTCATCGCCGACAAGGGCGAGCTGGCGCAGAAGCTCGCCGCGCTGATTCCCGATCAGCCGGCGTCGCGCTATTATGCGCTGCTGAACGCGGGGGGCAGCTTCGCCTATCTCAAGCGGCGGGCGATGCCCGAGCTGGTCGACGCCGTAAACGCGCTGGGCGAGCCCGCGATCGAGTTCCAGCGCGAGCCCGACCGGTTGTACCCGCAATCGGGGATGGCGGCGCATGTGCTGGGCTATCTCGACGACCAGGGGCGCGGCGTCTCCGGCATGGAAAAGGTGCTCGAACCGCGGCTCGCCGACCCGGCACAGCGCGGCCAGCCGGTAGCGCTGTCGATCGACGCGCGGGTGCAGGCGGCGATGGAAAGCGAGCTGGGCAATGCGATGACCGCATTCCAGGCGCAGGGCGCGGCGGGCGTGATGCTCGACGTGGCGACGGGGGAAATCGTCGCGATGGTGTCGCTCCCCAGCTTCAACCCCAATGCGATTGCTGGCATCCCGCCGCGCAACAACGTGACCCAAAGCGTGTACGAGCTGGGATCGACCTTCAAGCCGCTGGCGGTGGCGGCGGGGCTCGAGACGGGCGTAGTCACTTCGATGTCGCGGCGCTTCGATGCGACCAAGTCGCTTCAGGTCGGGCGTTTCAAGATCAACGACGATCCGGGCGACGAGCAGTTTCGCTGGCTCAACATCCCCGAAACGCTGATTTATTCGTCCAACATCGCCACGGCGCGGATCGCGGACGAGATCGGTGCGGAGCGGTTGCAGGCGATGTACCGCAAGCTCGGCTTCGACACGCGCCCGGCGATCGAGACCGATGGCGCGCGTCCGCTCTGGCCATCGTCCTGGGGGCGGATCACGGTGATGACGACGGCCTATGGCCATGGCATCGCGGTTACCCCGCTGCATCTCGCCAACGCCTATGCGGCGATGGTCAATGGCGGCATCCTGCGCCCGACCACCTTGCTGAAGGTCGAGCCGGGCAAGGCCGCTGCGGGCGTTCGCGTCATGTCGGAGGCGACGAGCGCGCGCATGCGCCAGCTGCTGCGGCTGATCGTGCTGCGCGGCACCGGGCGCAAGGGCGAGGCTATCGGCTATCGCATCGGCGGCAAGACCGGCACCGCCGAGGCGGCGTCGGGCGGGGGGTATGACAAGCATCGCAACGTTTCTACGTTCGCGGCGGCTTTCCCGATCGACGCGCCGCGCTATGTGGTGATTGCCATGCTCGACTCACCCAAGGGCAATGCCCAAAGCTTCGGCCTCACCACTGCCGCCTGGACGGTGGCACCGGTGGTCAGCCGCCTCGTCAACCGCACCGGCGCGATGCTGGGCGTGCGGCCCGATACCGTGCGCGATATCGACGTCAGCGACCTCACCCCGATGATCTGGGAAGGCCCCAAGCCGAAAAAGGGCGCGGAATGA
- the murG gene encoding undecaprenyldiphospho-muramoylpentapeptide beta-N-acetylglucosaminyltransferase, which translates to MTNSRCYVLAAGGTGGHMVPAAALAAELIARGHHVALVSDDRGVRFPGLFDNIETHVLPAGRLAGGPIGYLKAMAKMMAGRSMARRLYKELRPAAVIGFGGYPAMPALLAAFRAGIPTIVHEQNAVLGRVNRFVAGKVDAIATSYEDVERLKPGWAAKTHLVGNPVREAVLALRDRPYPILEEDGIFRVLVTGGSQGATVLSQVVPDGLALLPVHFRRRLQVTHQARIEDIDAVRAKYQAHGIPADLSTYIADMPEALAWAHVVIARAGASTISELTAAGRPAILVPLPSATDDHQTANAREITAAGGARTIPQRAFTAPELAKQIQKLGLDTQGLENAAARARSCGRPHAVRDLADLVESIHAPTAPIHVRRAAMQGGRPAYA; encoded by the coding sequence ATGACGAATTCACGATGCTATGTGCTCGCGGCAGGCGGCACGGGCGGACATATGGTCCCGGCGGCGGCGCTGGCGGCGGAGCTGATTGCGCGCGGGCATCACGTCGCGCTGGTCAGCGACGATCGCGGGGTGCGCTTTCCGGGGCTGTTCGACAATATCGAGACGCACGTCCTGCCCGCGGGGCGGCTGGCGGGCGGGCCGATCGGCTATCTGAAGGCGATGGCCAAGATGATGGCCGGGCGATCGATGGCGCGGCGGCTGTACAAGGAATTGCGGCCCGCGGCGGTGATCGGGTTCGGCGGATACCCGGCGATGCCCGCGCTGCTCGCGGCGTTCCGCGCGGGCATTCCGACGATCGTGCACGAGCAGAACGCCGTGCTGGGCCGGGTCAACCGCTTCGTTGCGGGCAAGGTGGACGCGATCGCCACCTCCTATGAAGACGTCGAGCGGCTCAAGCCGGGCTGGGCGGCGAAGACGCATCTGGTGGGCAATCCGGTGCGCGAGGCGGTGCTGGCGCTGCGCGACCGGCCCTATCCGATCCTCGAGGAGGACGGCATCTTCCGCGTGCTCGTGACCGGCGGGAGCCAGGGTGCGACGGTGCTGAGCCAGGTCGTGCCCGACGGGCTCGCGCTGCTCCCCGTCCATTTCCGCCGCCGGTTGCAGGTGACGCATCAGGCGCGGATCGAGGACATTGACGCGGTGCGCGCCAAATATCAGGCGCATGGCATTCCCGCCGACCTCTCGACCTATATCGCCGACATGCCCGAGGCGCTGGCATGGGCGCATGTCGTGATCGCGCGCGCGGGCGCCTCGACGATTTCGGAGCTGACCGCAGCGGGGCGCCCCGCGATCCTGGTGCCGCTGCCCAGCGCGACCGACGACCACCAGACCGCGAATGCGCGCGAGATCACCGCGGCGGGCGGCGCGCGGACGATTCCGCAGCGCGCCTTCACCGCGCCCGAACTCGCCAAGCAGATCCAGAAGCTGGGGCTCGACACCCAGGGGCTGGAGAATGCAGCGGCGCGGGCGCGAAGCTGTGGCCGGCCACATGCGGTGCGCGACCTCGCCGACTTGGTCGAATCGATTCACGCCCCGACCGCACCGATCCATGTGCGCCGGGCAGCCATGCAGGGCGGAAGGCCCGCTTATGCATAA
- the murD gene encoding UDP-N-acetylmuramoyl-L-alanine--D-glutamate ligase, which produces MITSASWRGKRYAVLGLARSGAATLNAFLSAGAKVTAWDASADNLTKVKAHFGAENDPPGSGITFVESGARLTFADPLELDLTGFAGVVVSPGVPIIRHPIREKAATAHVPLIGDIELFAEARTSLPPHKVVGITGTNGKSTTTALIHHIVEAAGIPTRLGGNIGLPILGQDPLPAGGVYVLELSSYQIDLTHSLDCDVAVLLNITPDHLDRYAGFDAYAASKARLFGMQSPGHAAIIGIGDAPSAAIARDIAVGGRSADLTKIAPGVCMDQSRWPALQGPHNAQNALAAIAACQALGIAQDAIDRGLESFPGLPHRMERVASRNGVTFVNDSKATNPESVAPALAAYDRIHWIVGGAPKTDSLEACRPGFGHVVRAYTIGNAGEMFAGLLEGDVPVERSGTLEAAVQSAAAAAKSGDTVLLSPACASFDQFRDYEHRGQAFRDAVGALK; this is translated from the coding sequence GTGATCACCAGCGCGTCCTGGCGCGGCAAACGCTATGCGGTGCTGGGGCTGGCGCGGTCCGGCGCGGCGACGCTCAATGCGTTTTTGTCGGCAGGCGCGAAGGTCACGGCCTGGGATGCCAGTGCCGACAACCTTACGAAGGTGAAGGCGCATTTCGGCGCGGAGAACGATCCTCCCGGCAGTGGCATCACGTTCGTGGAATCGGGCGCGCGATTGACCTTTGCCGATCCGCTCGAACTCGACCTCACCGGTTTCGCGGGGGTCGTGGTGTCGCCGGGCGTGCCGATCATCCGGCATCCGATCCGGGAGAAGGCCGCGACCGCGCATGTCCCTCTGATCGGCGACATCGAGCTGTTCGCCGAAGCGCGCACGTCGCTCCCGCCGCACAAGGTCGTCGGGATCACCGGCACCAACGGCAAGTCGACCACCACCGCGCTGATCCACCATATCGTCGAGGCCGCAGGCATCCCGACGCGCCTTGGCGGGAATATCGGGTTGCCGATCCTGGGGCAGGACCCGCTGCCTGCTGGCGGGGTCTATGTGCTGGAGCTGTCGAGCTATCAGATCGACCTGACGCACAGCCTCGATTGCGACGTCGCGGTGCTGCTCAACATCACGCCGGATCATCTCGATCGCTATGCCGGGTTCGATGCCTATGCCGCGTCCAAGGCGCGGTTGTTCGGGATGCAGAGCCCCGGCCATGCCGCGATCATCGGCATCGGCGACGCCCCCAGCGCCGCCATCGCGCGCGATATTGCGGTGGGTGGCCGCAGCGCCGACCTGACCAAGATCGCGCCGGGCGTGTGCATGGACCAGTCGCGTTGGCCCGCGTTGCAGGGGCCGCACAACGCCCAGAACGCACTCGCCGCCATCGCCGCGTGCCAGGCACTCGGCATTGCGCAGGACGCGATCGACCGGGGGCTGGAGAGCTTTCCCGGGCTGCCGCACCGGATGGAGCGGGTCGCGAGCCGGAACGGCGTCACCTTCGTCAATGACAGCAAGGCGACCAATCCCGAATCCGTCGCGCCTGCGCTGGCGGCCTATGATCGCATTCACTGGATCGTGGGGGGCGCGCCCAAGACCGACAGCCTGGAGGCGTGTCGCCCAGGTTTCGGGCATGTCGTGCGTGCCTATACCATCGGTAACGCTGGAGAAATGTTCGCCGGGCTGCTGGAGGGCGATGTGCCCGTCGAGCGATCGGGGACGCTGGAGGCCGCCGTGCAAAGCGCCGCCGCCGCTGCAAAGTCGGGCGATACCGTGCTGCTCTCGCCCGCCTGTGCCTCGTTCGACCAGTTTCGCGACTATGAGCATCGCGGGCAGGCGTTCCGCGATGCCGTGGGGGCGCTGAAATGA
- a CDS encoding FtsW/RodA/SpoVE family cell cycle protein, whose amino-acid sequence MNEVAEAETVGAEVKRRVQKQLGRASTSRAGMWFWEVDRVLLLLTLFLMAIGLVAVAAASPATARRYSDATHIMAPMHYFWRQLMWVCVSVPVLVAVSMLPIKLARRLSLIGAILFTAMLFVLPLVGAEVNGAKRWIGVGISQFQPSEFLKPLFIVSTAWMLSFRARDPELPVLFVTGAMTALIGVLLMLQPDFGQTIVFALVWLILLMISGISPLAIGGLMGTAVAGVVAAYLFYGTARTRIDNFLFPTKEAALHDRYQIEMAHATLTEGGLTGTGPGGGQMKFRLPEAHTDYIFSVIGEEFGLISCAVIVLLYAAIVIRVFMRMIDEEDAFVLLAASGLAAQFGVQALINMAVNTGIAPSKGMTLPFISYGGSSMIALSIGMGLLLAFTRRNPYLKRSPYTGRWSKG is encoded by the coding sequence ATGAACGAGGTCGCCGAGGCGGAGACCGTCGGCGCCGAAGTGAAGAGGCGCGTTCAGAAACAGCTTGGCCGCGCCAGCACGTCGCGCGCAGGCATGTGGTTCTGGGAAGTCGATCGCGTGCTGTTGCTGCTCACGCTGTTCCTGATGGCGATCGGGCTGGTCGCGGTGGCGGCGGCATCGCCCGCGACGGCGCGGCGCTATTCGGACGCGACGCACATCATGGCGCCGATGCATTATTTCTGGCGCCAGCTAATGTGGGTGTGCGTGTCGGTGCCGGTGCTGGTCGCAGTTTCGATGCTCCCGATCAAACTCGCGCGGCGGCTGTCGCTGATCGGCGCGATATTGTTCACGGCGATGCTGTTCGTGCTGCCGCTGGTCGGGGCAGAGGTGAACGGGGCCAAGCGCTGGATCGGCGTCGGCATTTCGCAATTCCAGCCCTCCGAATTCCTCAAGCCGCTGTTCATCGTGTCGACCGCGTGGATGCTGTCGTTCCGCGCGCGCGACCCCGAATTGCCGGTGCTGTTCGTGACGGGCGCGATGACTGCGCTGATCGGCGTGCTGCTGATGCTCCAGCCCGATTTCGGGCAGACGATCGTGTTCGCGCTGGTGTGGCTGATCCTGCTGATGATCTCGGGCATATCGCCGCTGGCGATCGGCGGGCTGATGGGGACTGCGGTGGCGGGCGTCGTTGCGGCCTATCTGTTTTACGGCACCGCGCGGACGCGGATCGACAATTTCCTGTTCCCGACCAAGGAGGCAGCGCTCCACGATCGCTACCAGATCGAAATGGCGCATGCGACGCTGACCGAGGGTGGGCTGACCGGCACCGGGCCGGGCGGCGGACAGATGAAGTTCAGGCTGCCCGAGGCGCATACCGATTATATCTTCTCGGTGATCGGCGAGGAGTTTGGGCTGATATCCTGCGCGGTGATCGTGCTGCTCTATGCCGCGATCGTGATCCGGGTGTTCATGCGGATGATCGACGAGGAGGATGCCTTTGTCCTGCTCGCGGCATCGGGGCTGGCGGCGCAGTTCGGGGTGCAGGCGCTGATCAACATGGCGGTGAACACCGGCATTGCCCCGTCCAAGGGGATGACGCTGCCGTTCATCAGCTATGGCGGGTCTTCGATGATAGCTTTGTCGATCGGGATGGGCCTATTGCTCGCTTTCACGCGGCGAAACCCGTATCTGAAGCGGTCTCCCTATACGGGGCGGTGGAGCAAGGGATGA